In the Populus trichocarpa isolate Nisqually-1 chromosome 1, P.trichocarpa_v4.1, whole genome shotgun sequence genome, tattgtgttttatatataacgAAGTCCTTCATGTCATAAGTAgagctaatatcaaagtttaattgcaatttaatgatataattatttgattcaatcattttcaacaCTTTGAATGGTCTAGCACTACTCACTTGTAATTTATGACTGGTTTTCAAAGGACATCATTCAGGTATAATCTGTATCATAAAATAATCTTCAATATTAAGTGCATCATGATACTTATGTAAAGCAACTCGAAATTTATATTGTTCATTatttgcttgaatttgttttatgatcTCAACATGCAAATTATGAATTCTATATGCAAAAGACTCAGCTGAATCAGACATTTTAGAGTGAGGAGACATAGAAAGATGATCTACAAGCTTTCTAGGTTCGTAACTATGAATACTATATGATTGAGGATATGGAGTGGAACAAACACTATTGAAAGCCTTAGTAGATATAGTTGACATAACCTACTAAATCAAGGTTATCTTATCTTTCTCACCACGTGTTATAGGTAAAGGATCATGAAGCTCAACATGTTGTTCTAAACCTGTGAATATCAAGCATGAAAGGGTGAGGAGCATGTTGTTCTAAACCTTTGACGTGTTGGATGTCAAGCATGGTGGGTGGGGAATCAGATAGTTTAAGAGGACTAGTATTACGAGACTCTTTTAAGACCATATTCACCTTTTCGGCCACTAAAGAGTTTTCTAAAACTTCTTCCTCATTTTCAAGCTCATGTGGACTTATAATGTTAAGTCCCTCTTATTGTGCATTCTCTTTATCTACATCACTAAAGTTCTCGCGATTTGGTTCATATACTTATACACAATAGTTTTCTTTATCACCTATTTCCTTCTTGAATGACTAAGGGTGTAGAGGTACAATTAAAGAACATATGACCGAAACCTTGACATTTAGCACACTGGACCTCTGAACTCGACCTAGACATTTTATTAACGACTTGTTTGCCATTATCTTATTTATAAATCTTAGCACTACCGGGATTGGGTCTACAAGGTGGAACGTCTAATAAAGAATCATTATTTCTAAATTGAGATCTAAAAGGGATCCTAGAAGGGTCTTGATGTTTTGTCCATCGACTCTTTATAAGCAACTCATAATCTTGCACTATAGTATAGGATTGGTCAGGAGTGAAATCACCTATGAGCCTGACTTTTCTAAAATCATCGTTCAAAGCTTTACAAATCTATGTAAAGTCATGacttcattttttcttatgaCACATCTCATCATGTAATCATTAAAATGTGTTATATACTCATTGATAGACTTGTTCCCTTGTCTTATATTGTTCTATTGGTCTAAGAGTTTATTCTTATAAGATTAGGGTAGATACTTTTCCTGTAGTTTTTGTTTCATCTTGGTACAATCAATTATAAGAGGCTTACTTCTCATCTCTAAACAATCTTCAACATCTCTCCAATAAGTTTGGTTTCACCAATGAGCATCATCTTAGCAAATCTAACTTTTCTATTATCAGACAAGTTGTGTCATTCAAAGAATTGATTCAAGTCACGAATCCACATATCAAAGATCCAAGGGTCATGATAACCGTCAAAAGTAGGGGCTTCTATTTTGTTAGGGCTCAAGACTTGCTCATCAAGGTCATCGTGTTTAGAGGAACCTAAATGATAGTCATACTGGTGGCACTTGGAGTGAACTTGTCCATAATGATTATTCTTGTAATATTTATTAGTCTTTGAGTGCCTTATTCAAAAACTCTCTTGAGGCTCAATTCTTTTAAACATGTTGATCATCTAAGTTTGTAGTTCCCTTTAAATGGTCATAAAAGTATCACTAAGGGTTGGGTCTATGGTAAATGTAAACTTAAGCTTGTACACTAGATAATCATGACACGAATGCATGCAACACTAACTTATAAATGGAATTGAGATCACAAATGGTTCTTGCAAGTGAAAtcataatacaaaaatacaagtatttttttaatgtagagattaatcaaaaataaaatacaccaataaaattttaaacatgcAATGTTAGACCTTTAAgtgtaaatgattaatcaaacacaATTGCATAAGCAAGAACTCACAATTACCAAATAGGACAAGATTAGTGATATCAATGACAAAAAAGGTTGacgaataaaaattaacaaataaaaagaaattcaaggtgagattttttttttatgaatttttttataagcataaaagtaatattaatatcaaatttaaatgacaagtgtaaaaccaaaaaaaataaaatttaacaaatcaaaagggAGAGTGATTCACTAACTAGATTGCTGGGAAGAAGCTGGAATTTGTTGTCACTGATATGGCAGACTAGATGACTTGCTTACTGACATAATATATGTGGTGGCAAATAGTGATGACGTGGCAACTGAGATGGCAGGAAACTGCCGCCATAGTTGTTGAGGTGGCAGAAACTGTAACATATTGGATGATGTGGTGTTGACGTGGCTCTAAGTTGCGTTGCGCTTGCATGGTGTACTGAGGTGACATGCTGCTGGTGTGGCATCAATGAGCTGACTTGGATGGTGACGTGGCAtgagttaattaatttactttgaAAGCTGTTATGAGTTCCTTCTGTTGCATACAGTCGTATTCTTTGTTGCTACTGCTTGTGGTGGCTGTGCAAAGAGACGTGAATCTGTGGGCTGATCTTCGACTGCTGTGATGGTCTTAGTTGTGCTGTCGTGGGCTGCGGTTGCACCAAATAGAGGAGATGATCAGTTCTTCCTGGGGTGGGTGGCTACCGCTATTGTCATGGCTTGATTTGTAGGAACCAGTGACTGGATTGGGGTTGTTGATGTGTGGGGAAGGGTGTtcagcttttttttcttatggattttttatggtaaacaggaaaatacaaaaaaaaacacttttttttctgctacatttttttttcaatgttgatGAAAGTTTCCCACAAGATTTAGGTTTATGAATTAGATTGAATATCAATGAATTTGAACAAACTAGTAAATtgtttaattgtaagaacaattaaaaccCTAAGTTCTGATATCAAATTTGACGTGAaacaataaactaaaagaattaaagcagaaaagaaagaaacttttagagaaaaaagctaaaaataaaagcaaagaaaaataaaaaaggggatTGGAAATATGCAAATCtccaatatttttcattaatcataaaaaattctataacatttagaaaaataaaaataaatactaaaactctAATTAGAACAAGCGATTAGGCTTATgacccactaaataaaatatcaaacaataattaaattaaacccaacaaataaagcctaattaataaacctcaactaaaagttcatataaattaaactaaaacataaGTTAAAGTCTAATCTCTCAACGGTTTGAGTTATCCTCCATCATCTATGATCATACAAGTTTGTAAACAATGTTTTGAGTTCGGTATCCCCATCATCCTCTCCAATTACCGCTGAGAACAATCTTTATGCTGCTTTATTGAAGCACAACTCTATTGTAAtactaaaagtaattttttgtaataattttgcTTGTGATCTTGATCAAAATGCAGTCTTTTAGAGAGCAAAAACTGGAACAATTCATAAACCATAAGAAACAagagatttttttcactattgaAGATATGATGattaatacaaaaatcaatCTTCTTCCCACTAAAGTTCAGGTGCTGAATAAAGTCggtcaaaaattaattttaaaggttTCTATCTTATTgtgcaaatatttttattataagatgCATGAGCAAAACCTTCACATGCAGTGCCATGCCTATCCCACCATAAACATCACCGCTTGAGTTGCCTCCTAGCCAATGCAGAGATTCTCTTAGGAATGTAGACCTTGTAATTCACCTGCcactaaaaataagaaaaaccgAGACTTTCGATTACTGCAATAACCTTGAtgcataaacaaaacaaaaaaaattatatgccaATTTTCACAACTTATAATATCACAGAAACTAATTTAACGTGCCTAGGACAGGTTTAAACACTAACCTGTACCATTTCCCCACCACACGTTACAGACGTTGTCTTCTGTTCCAACTGTGAGCCAGCCTTGCCTTCATCAAGCGATTTATTCAAGGTAATATCTCCTGCTGAAGATGCAATGCAGGCTGAAGGTTCGGCAGGAGTAGAAACAGAGGCATCATTGCCATTGACTATGGGAGAGGTGGGAGAGGTGACAGTGTGAGCACCATGAGTGGCATTCTTAACTACATTACTCCCACTCCTCAACTTTGCCTGATTGGCTTCCAGTGGGGTAGGTGCTTCTTTCAGGGTGGCACTCTTGCCTAAGCTAGTCCCACTTGCCAACTTTGCCTGATTAGCTTCCGGTGAATCCAAAGTTTCTTCTAGGGTGGTGGTAGCATTTGATAATGCTTGCCTTGATGCTGATGTAATCaaccatgttttgtttttactataACTAGAAACTGTACTAACCTTTTCTCTGCCAGGAATAGCCACCTGGTCAGGTGGATGAACATTATTCCTAGCAGAGCTAGATTCACTGCCACAAATCCCTCCATTGGGAATCTTCTTATGTTGCAAAAAATAAGCATAGTCTTCTCTCGGCATTCTGGTAAGATTACTCTTGGAGGATTTAATTTGGCCTAGTTCAGGCATCACAGGGGACAGTGCCTCCACCGCACCATCATGCTTATCATCACAGCACTCTTTGCAGCTGCTTGGGATTGTCCAAGTCCACTTCggaaactttttatattttccaaaGCCTTTTGTCTTAAAATTGTCTCTAAATCATCGCCACTCACACTATCAATATTAACCCGTGAAACctcattcttttcctttttagcATCATTTATTCCACCCTTGTCAATGTCATAGCCAGGCTTATTTCTACGAAGTTGACCCACTCCAACCTTGTCACCAGTGTTTTAagacccggaccggcccggcgggccgacccgggcctggggcCGGTCCGGGCGGAGGCAAAAACCCGCTCGGGAGTTGGCCCGGTGAAACCCGGTtaacccggcgggtcgacccgggacccggacCACccggtctattttttttagcctGATTGATgttaaacgacgtcgttttggccttTGTTTTAGAGGCCAAAACGACGAAGAACAATGAAGCAGAATTGGGCATTTTGATTACAGACTACAGAGCAAACCTAATTAACAAACacatcaatttcaaattttcaatcgATGAGCTGAGGAGCAGAGGAGAGCAGAAGACCGAAGACCGAAGATGTCTTGATCATTGTTGTTTCACTGCGAAAAAGGTTAGTTTCTTGTTTCTGTTCAcaaatcttcttctttcactctctcttttctttattcttggcCGTGTTGAACTTGCAGTTCTGGACTTCTGGGCATCATTTTGCTGTTGATTCAGTCATCTCAACCTTcgttgatcaatttcaaacaaacatttTGTTGTTGAACTTGCAGTTCTTTCAATCTTCGTTGATCCAGTCTCGTTGATCCAGTTGCAGCCCAGTCATCTCAACCTCAGGTATGTTTctctgttctttcttttctgcaGCGTAATAACTCCCTCTGCTATTAGGAAGTGTTGAAAATGGATGAGGAAACTAGGATAGGGGTTCGGTGCATTTGCTTTTGGAACTGTTATAGCCATAGTTTGAAACTATTTTGTTCTAAGAACTGTTATAGCCAGAGATTGAAATTGTTGTAAGAATTATTGATTATGGTTAAAATATTTCGGCTGGTAATTGTTGGTGTGTTTGTTCGTTCTGCCTTTGCTTCATGAACGAAAGCAAACGTGTGATGGATAAATAGATAATTAACCATAAATGATGAATTGCTAAATCTGTCTTCTGCTAAATCATGAATtgctatgattttgttttttgtttttccttctggGCAACAACGTGTGATTTAAATATAGATGGCGCCCTCCCTCCTCTTGAATTTGCCTTTTCTTGTCCAAACGGGAGAGAATATTAGTTGTGTACTAATAGCATGAAAGAATTGGGAGATTTTATCGACATCATTGCCTCTCCTTTCCCAGTATATTTATATACTAAATTCTCCCaattctataatttaattaatggatTGCAAAGTGATTTGGCTTGAAATTATATTCCCTCTTGTAAATTATGTTAGGTTCTGAAAATGTCTTCACATGATGGTAGTACTCCAAGTAGTGATCCTTCAACGGCCCAATCATCTCAACCTTCAATTTCCATGTCAAGTGGTAGTAGAGGAAGAACAGATTTGGCATGGGGTCATTGTAGAGAAGCTCCTGAACTTAGTGTTGggtgtaaaaaaacaaaattagtttGTTTATATTGTGCTAAAGTATTTGCGGGTGGTGGCATTAATCGATTTAAGCAACATTTAGCTGGAGCTAAAGGAGAAGTTGAACAATGTCGTAAATGTCCTCCTGATGTTCGACATCAAATGCTTTTGAATCTTAAAGGAAatgctgaaacaaaaaaaagagttagagaaatgcaagcagaattcaatccatttaatgCACGACAAAGGGAGCATGAAGAGATGATGATTAGGCaattagaagatgatgatgatggtgatgatgaggatgatgaggatgtcagtactaaaaaacatatgttaccACCGAaggttgcaaaaaagaaaaagattcaaagcACCAGCACTGTAAAACAATCGACTACAAGTTGTGGAAAGCAGAAGAAATCTGCAATATTAGGGACATATTTCATGCCGAGAACAACTCCTGGTGCTCAAAAGTCTATTCAGAATTGTTGGCAAAGGAAGGAAGCAGTTGAACGGTGTGATCTTGCTTTAGCGAAGTGGATGATTGATGCATGTGTGCCATTTAATGCTGTTAATTCTGTGTATTATCAGCATGTCATAGATACTGTAACAGCCATGGGTCCTGGTTATAAAGGACCAAACTTGCATGCTATTCAGTGGTTATTACTTGGCAAAAGCGGTTGATGAAGTCAAGATTTATGTTGAGACGTATCGAGAGATTTGGAAGAAGACTGGTTGCACATTAATGACTGATGGATGGACAGATCAGAAGAGGAGGACTTTAATTAACTTCTTAGTATATTGTCCTAAAGGAACAGTTTTTTTGAAAACCGTGGATGTATCAGATGTCTCAAAGACTGCTAGATTGTTGTATCAGTTGTTTAGAGAGGTTGTTTTGTATGTTGGGGTAGAAAACATTGTGCATATGGTGACTgataatgctgcaaattatGTTGCTGCTGGCAAGTTATTGATGGAagaatttccttcaatattttggtcTTCTTGTGCTGCTCATTGCATCAACCTCATACTCCAGGACATTGGTAAATTGCAGTCGGTTTGTTGTGTTGTTGAGCATGCTTCTGGTATCACAAAGTACATTTATAATCATTGTTATCCATTGTATTTGATGAGGAAGTTCACTGGAGGAAAAGAAATACTTCGTCCTGCTCCTACTCGTTTTGCTACCAATTTCATTGCATTGCAAAGCATTTTAGCTCATAAAGATGAGTTGAGAGCTATGGTGACATCTAGGGAATGGGTCTCATCTGCTTATGCTAAAGAtagcaaaggaaaaaagtttGTTGAGAGTGTGCTAGACTCTCTGTTTTGGGAAGAATGTGCAATAATTGTGCGAATGAGTGAGCCTTTAATTCGAGTTCTACTAAtggttgatggtgatgatagaCCTTCGAAGAGATATTTGTATGATGCTATTCatcatgcaaaagaagaaatgatgagGAGATTTCAAAAGAGAAAGGCTAGAGTGAAACCTTTCATAGACATTATCAGTAATCGATGGGATGGACAATTTTATAGACATCTTTATGCAGCGGCATTTTGGTTGAATCCTCGATTTCAATATGATGCAAATATAATGGATAAACATATGAGCACCATTTCTGGACTTCTAGATGTTCTTGAGAAGTATGCACATGGAAATCTACCATTGCAAAGTAAGATTACAAGTGAGATGAAGTTGTTTAGGAATGCTGAACATGACTTTGGTCGAGTGTCCGCAATAAATAATCGCACCCTTATGCCTCcaggtatataatttttatatttaaaaatattatttgacatagtctccttttacttattttttttttatatagatgaatggTGGATGACATATGAAACCAGCGCTCCAAATCTACAACTGTTGGCTATACGAGTGTTAAGTCAAACTTGTAGTTCTTCGGGATGTGAGAGAAATTGGAGTATGTTTGAACATATTCATTCCAAGAAGAGAAATAGATTGGAGCACCAAAGGCTTAATGACCTTGTTTACGTCCACTACAATCTAAGATTgaaacaaaagtatttttcttttctctaattccttaaatattattttatcttgtttagtaatattattaatacttttattgtgtttatcttcacttttaatatataggaattattggaaaggatgaaattatgatccaattaatGTTGAGACAATTTGTGACATTGAAAATTGGGTAGTTGAAGATGACCCGTCAATCTTGACAGCTGAAGAAACAGAGAGTTTTCACCAAGCTCTATCAACTATGACCATGCAAGATACTTTAGATGATGGtaattaatgattgattatttagtgataaatattatttaaaataaagttttgtttaacacataatatttatttattaattgtgtttgaaatgtagatgtcataaatgttaatgatattgaaGATGATTGTGACGATGAAGTTTCAAATGAGCATGCAGATGATTTATTAGGTGTTGACGAGATT is a window encoding:
- the LOC18095549 gene encoding uncharacterized protein LOC18095549 — translated: MPELGQIKSSKSNLTRMPREDYAYFLQHKKIPNGGICGSESSSARNNVHPPDQVAIPGREKVSTVSSYSKNKTWLITSASRQALSNATTTLEETLDSPEANQAKLASGTSLGKSATLKEAPTPLEANQAKLRSGSNVVKNATHGAHTVTSPTSPIVNGNDASVSTPAEPSACIASSAGDITLNKSLDEGKAGSQLEQKTTSVTCGGEMVQVNYKVYIPKRISALARRQLKR
- the LOC112325016 gene encoding uncharacterized protein LOC112325016, yielding MLPPKVAKKKKIQSTSTVKQSTTSCGKQKKSAILGTYFMPRTTPGAQKSIQNCWQRKEAVERCDLALAKWMIDACVPFNAVNSVYYQHVIDTVTAMGPGYKGPNLHAIQWLLLGKSDQKRRTLINFLVYCPKGTVFLKTVDVSDVSKTARLLYQLFREVVLYVGVENIVHMVTDNAANYVAAGKLLMEEFPSIFWSSCAAHCINLILQDIGKLQSVCCVVEHASGITKYIYNHCYPLYLMRKFTGGKEILRPAPTRFATNFIALQSILAHKDELRAMVTSREWVSSAYAKDSKGKKFVESVLDSLFWEECAIIVRMSEPLIRVLLMVDGDDRPSKRYLYDAIHHAKEEMMRRFQKRKARVKPFIDIISNRWDGQFYRHLYAAAFWLNPRFQYDANIMDKHMSTISGLLDVLEKYAHGNLPLQSKITSEMKLFRNAEHDFGRVSAINNRTLMPPVEDDPSILTAEETESFHQALSTMTMQDTLDDDDCDDEVSNEHADDLLGVDEIGSIPSTFDPNFASMDTEELNVFIQQK